A section of the Bacillus spongiae genome encodes:
- a CDS encoding NAD(P)H-dependent oxidoreductase, with protein MKVLMIYTHPNHNSLCFAFSQKVLEGCRENPNITEIKVIDLYEEQFNPLLVFNEEKLRRDMHLDVELEKYREQILWADKLVFVYPIWWGRPPAMLLGYFDRVLASNFAYKNKGRLGLVEGLIKGKSVVCVSTMKGPTKYPLFFLNNVHKVIMKKAVFNFIGIKKVKFFEFGSMESPKGKQSQKLNKVYHYFRQIEK; from the coding sequence ATGAAGGTTTTAATGATCTACACACATCCTAATCACAACAGTTTATGTTTTGCCTTTTCACAAAAAGTATTAGAAGGATGTAGGGAGAACCCAAATATTACTGAAATCAAAGTAATTGACTTGTATGAAGAACAATTTAACCCTTTACTCGTATTTAATGAAGAAAAGCTCAGGAGAGATATGCATCTAGATGTGGAGCTCGAAAAGTATCGAGAACAGATTTTATGGGCAGATAAACTCGTATTTGTTTATCCGATTTGGTGGGGGAGACCGCCTGCTATGCTATTAGGCTATTTTGATCGAGTACTTGCCTCAAACTTTGCCTATAAAAATAAGGGACGCCTTGGCTTAGTAGAAGGTCTGATAAAAGGAAAGTCAGTCGTTTGTGTTTCAACAATGAAGGGGCCTACGAAGTACCCTTTATTTTTCTTAAACAATGTTCATAAAGTGATAATGAAAAAAGCCGTTTTCAATTTTATCGGAATAAAAAAGGTTAAATTCTTCGAATTCGGTAGTATGGAAAGTCCAAAGGGAAAACAATCTCAAAAACTAAATAAGGTTTATCATTATTTTCGACAAATAGAAAAATAA
- a CDS encoding MarR family winged helix-turn-helix transcriptional regulator codes for MGHKSLFNKLIHFTNSVYSVTYELSKDEKPDHLTTVQYDILVFIALKKQTTPSHISECLHISIPNVSRELKKLAEHHLIIKTPDVVDRRKQLIELSEQGGQLMEQVYERIFANFKNRVHNASQSELDEIDHAIDLLKKHLYF; via the coding sequence ATGGGGCATAAGTCTCTTTTTAATAAATTAATTCATTTTACCAATTCAGTATACAGTGTTACGTATGAGCTATCCAAGGATGAAAAACCCGACCATTTAACAACCGTCCAATATGACATTCTTGTCTTTATCGCTTTAAAAAAGCAAACCACTCCTAGCCATATTAGTGAGTGCCTTCACATCTCTATACCGAATGTCAGTCGTGAACTTAAAAAATTGGCAGAGCATCATCTAATTATAAAAACACCCGATGTAGTTGACCGAAGAAAACAACTCATTGAGCTGTCTGAACAGGGAGGACAGTTGATGGAACAAGTTTACGAAAGGATATTCGCTAATTTCAAAAACCGAGTCCATAATGCGTCTCAATCAGAATTAGACGAAATCGACCATGCGATTGATTTATTAAAAAAACACCTATATTTTTAA